One Spea bombifrons isolate aSpeBom1 chromosome 1, aSpeBom1.2.pri, whole genome shotgun sequence DNA window includes the following coding sequences:
- the THAP1 gene encoding THAP domain-containing protein 1, producing MVQSCSAYGCKNRYDKDKPISFHKFPLTRPLLCKKWEAAVRRANFKPTKYSSICSDHFTPDCFKRECNNKLLKDNAVPTLFSYTETKPKNDKETEVKDERPPVPEVDPAIGLLLPPPYTAGHIAVICDHNYTVEDTVLQRRKIQQLEEQVDKLRKKLKIANQRCRRQERNLERLEKEVSYYKTGNGYVILPGNYFEVLSQPEAQEAQTFE from the exons ATGGTGCAATCGTGTTCCGCTTACGGTTGCAAAAACCGATATGACAAGGATAAGCCCATATCGTTTCATAA gtttcCCCTCACTCGTCCTCTTCTCTGCAAAAAATGGGAGGCAGCTGTGAGAAGGGCGAACTTCAAACCAACCAAGTACAGTAGTATCTGCTCCGACCACTTCACTCCTGACTGCTTTAAGAGAGAATGCAACAATAAACTTCTGAAAGACAATGCAGTTCCGACATTATTCTCTTACACGGAAACAAAGCCTAAG AATGACAAAGAGACTGAAGTTAAGGATGAACGGCCTCCAGTACCTGAAGTGGACCCTGCTATCGGATTATTGCTGCCTCCTCCATATACGGCCGGCCACATAGCCGTGATTTGCGACCACAATTATACAGTGGAAGATACAGTCCTTCAGAGGAGGAAGATACAACAGCTGGAAGAACAAGTTGATAAACTGAGGAAAAAACTTAAGATTGCAAACCAGCGGTGCAGAAGACAGGAGCGCAATCTGGAAAGACTAGAAAAAGAGGTTTCTTATTATAAAACAGGAAATGGTTATGTTATCTTGCCAGGTAATTATTTTGAGGTGTTAAGTCAGCCAGAAGCCCAGGAGGCCCAGACATTTGAATAA